DNA from Elephas maximus indicus isolate mEleMax1 chromosome 18, mEleMax1 primary haplotype, whole genome shotgun sequence:
AGTGGAATCTGGCTCACAGCACTGAAAAATCTTATCTGGCCAGTGTAAAGGTCCTGTCTCTCTGGTTGGCCTAAGCTAGTGGTCCTGTTCTGACCTACTATTGACTGGACAAGAGAGaagaggagtgtgtgtgtgtgtgtgtgtgtgtgtgtgtgtgtgtgttgagagagaaaatgagagagatggagacagacagagaatgaaaaagacacagaaagaaacagagagagagcgaGTGACAGAGAGAATGAGAGACAGAATAAGAGAGAGaatgacagagagacagagagagtatgagtgacagagagagagcgagagacagagagagaatgagagacagAATGAGATAGAcacagaatgagagagagagagagagaagcaggtgGAGTTGGTAGCAGTGGATGAGAGCTAGAGGTAGAAGGGCAGAGAGGAGCCCTGACCATGCACCCTCTCCCCCGACTGCAGGTTGCCTGGTAGGGCAGCCCATCCTCTGAATTGTAACGTCGCCACCTTTGGGCAGCCAGGAGACTTGGTGTTTTATGGTTATGACACAGGCCATGGCTACTAACCCCTTACCTGTGGGTAGACAtgagggtgggtgtgtgtgtgctccTCTAGGGGGTGATCAAGATGTACCTCAGAGAGGATTCCCTGCCTCAGCTCTCCTGAGGGTATGGTGCCCGCTGTGCTCTTCCCAGGCCCCGACAGCCCAGTCTCCCCAATGAAGGAGCTGACCCAGGCAGTGCGCAAGCAGCAGCGGGCCCTGGAGGAGCGGCTGGAGGCCTGCCTGGAGGAGCTGAGGAGACTCTGCCTGAGGGAGGCGGTGAGAACCTCGGCTGCCCCCATCCGGCACACACAAAGTTGGGGCCACTCCTTGGTGTTAATCTGGAGCCACGTTTTGGGATGTTAGGACTGAGGCCTTCCTTGTTCCTGAGGGAATTCTGGAAATGAGACTGGGGTCGGGTGCACAGAGGCCCTCTGCTTGCAGCACCTTGACCTGGGCCCTGGACAGGATTCAGGAGAGGAAAAGAGTTAGCCCGGTCGGAGGCCTGGGCACAGGGAGGGAAggacagaggggccacagattgTAATCAGGGCCAGTATAGCTCtctgttgaaggagccctggtggtgcaatggtaaagcgctcagccgctaactgaaaagttctcattttgagcccacccagtggctttgcgggagaaagattggcaatctgctccagtaaagattatagccaattagacaggcccataaagcaaacaataatacacatagctcaaccatgtatacgagactaaatgggcacaccagctcaggggcaaggacaagaaggcaagaggggacaggaaagctggacgaatggaaacggggaacccagggtcgagaaggggagagtgttgacatgtcatggggttggcaaccaatgtcacaaaacaatatatatattaactgttgaatgagaaactaatttgctatgtaaaccttcatctaaagcacacacacacacaaaaaattgtaactagtgaaaaaaaaaaaaagattacaaccaagaaaaccctatggggcagttctgttctgtcacgtggggttggcatgagtcggaattgacctgacgcCACCCGACAACAATAGCTCACTTCCGGAGGTGAATGGGAAGAGCCCTGAAGGGAAGGGGAGGCCCTGAGAACGAGAGTGAGGCAGCCATGAGTGATGGAAGCAGGGCGGGGGTGGGCAGGGGTGCAAGTGGCTCGGTTGTATACCAGGGGCTCTCGGAAGACAAGGCTCTTTATAATGCTGGGGTCAGTGAGCCAGGCTACTCTTGGTTGTCTGAGGGCAGGGCCAGTGGAGAGGGGCCTGGCTTGACCTTGCTTTCACCCCAGGAGTTGACGGGCACATTACCAACAGAGTATCCGCTCAAACCAGGGGAAAAGGCCCCCAAGGTCCGCCGCAGGATTGGAGCTGCTTACAAACTGGACGAACGGGCCTTGCACAGGGAGGTGAGAACTTCCAGAAGCCGTTGATGTTCCTCGCTTCCCAAAGGTTTATCATTGGGCCAGTGGCTCCCGGTTTGTGCCTTAAGGCACAGTACCTTAGCCCAGAACCCTGGCAGTTGCCACCCTGCCCCGTCACACCTAATAGGGGTGCTTGGCCCGTGTCCCATGAAGAGGGACAGGCACGGGGCACCCACTAATGGCCATGAGGAAGGTGGGCCACTCCAGGAATGGAGAGAGTTGGACTCTGGAGGGAGGACACTGGGTTTGGTCCCCAGTAGGCAGGAGATCAGTTAAGATCTCCAGTCACCAGCCCTGAAAGGCCTTTAGCCTGTTCTGACAGGTTACTCAGGCCCCTAAGGCTGTCCTCTCCTCTTTCTCAGCATAGAAGCAAGGCAGTAGGGGTGGCTCAGGCCGTGTGAACGGTGCAGTTTCCCATGGGCTGCCACTTGGCTCACCTGGCCAGCCCTATGGGATCAGGAGGGAAAGTGGCACACTTTGGTTCCTGCCCTGCCTGGCTCCTGGGGCAGGCTGGTGCGTGGTCCCCGGGCCAGCTTTTCACAAGTTTGCCCTGGAGCACTTCCTACCACTCTACCCTTTGCCTTTTGTCCGTAGACACTGCTGTGTCCTTCCCCTCTGTCCTTGAGCAATGGGTCAGGGCTGTTCTCCGTGTCCCCTGGTTCCCCTCTCCCTGAGCTCCCTGCCTCTCCCAGGCCtcactcctgcccctccctcAGGACCCCCTGAGCAGCCTGGAGCGGGAGCTGGCCTTGCAGCTGCAGATCGCGGAGGCGGCCCGGCGGCTGTGCCAGGAGGAGAACATCAGCAGGCAGGCCCGGCGGCAGAGGAAGCACGCCATGCTGCAGGAGGAGAGGAAGCTTAGGGAGCTGGAGCGCTGCGTTGGGGAGCAACGGCGAAACAGCGGGCCCCCTCCCCCCGCTGTCCTCCCCCTGGGCCGAGGTGAGCCAGCCTCCTTCCAGATTCTCCATCCTGGGCCATGCCAGCCTTATGTGAGCTTCTATGGGGTGGTGGACAGCTGCTTAGTACTGCTTGCCATGCCCAACACTGTGTTAATATTCTCAATCGGCTCCAGCTGGGTTAACCTGCTTCCTGGGCCTACCTCTAACCacctgccgttgagttgaccctgactcctggtgaccctatgtgggtcagagtagaagcgtgctccgtagggttttcaatggccaatttttcaaaagcagatcaccaggcctttcttccgaggtgcctcttggttgacttgaaccttcaaccttttggttagcagctaagtgcttaacggtttacaccactcagggattcctggGTCTACCTGTATCCCATCCTTATCCTCCGCAACCCCAACGAGCCTTAGCATAGGCTGCCTCCATCCTGGGAGACCCTCTCCCCCAAATCCTTAGAAAAGATCTTCCTTCCACATCCTCCTCAAATACACTGCCTTCAAGAGGACTCGTAGGCAAAAGCTACTCCCCAGCTTGCCCTGAGCTTAACCCACAGAGTTCATTCCCTTGCCCTGCAGGCCCACAGGGAGGTAGATGGTGTGTTTGGGTCTGGGAAGTGTGAGGTCTATGTGAGTCTGGGGCTCTGAGTTGATGGACTTTCCCCGTCTGAGAGAGGCAGCACAGGGGCTGACCACTGCTCTACACAATTACGCTGCATTGTTTCAGGGGGGCCATAGCCATTCATTGGGGTGTTTAGCTTGAAATCCAGCACCACCAGTACCACACCCCACAATCCCTAAATACCTAGCACCATCCTGGTCATGAGTGGGATCCTTCATTCTGTTCTCTCTGCCCTTGTTGTGCCTGTAGTCTGGTCCCTAAGCCTGTTGGTCTGGAGACCGATGGCTGTGGGGGACCCAGTGAGCTGTCAGTTCCCAGGGCCAGCTGGGTTGTATCAGTGCATCCAGCCCAGATTACCTCCCAACAGGTAGTTCTTGCCCTTAGGTTTGACTGTTTTCCTTTCTATAGACCTAAACACAGCTTGTGTGCTCAGGATTGGCAGCCCAACTGCATCACGCCCATGGCTCAGCCCCTCCCCCAGGCTCTCACACTGGGTCCCAGGCCTCCCCAGCTGGATCTGCTGGCCTGGGATGCCGGCTGGACCTGCTGGCCTTGGATGCCGTTACAGATAAGGGAACTGGAGTTGAGAACAGGCCAGTGAGCCTGGGGCAGCACTGTGTTCAGAAGCCTGGCCCTCGGCTTGGAGAACTGTCCTGTTTCTCCCACACTCTCACGCTCCCATCCCTGCATGTCTGGCTGGCTTTTTGCCAGGGCTGCTGTCCTCTCTGGTTGAGAACTTAGTGTAGGATGCCTGAAGGCCCTTTCTGGTTGTCCTGCCCCACGGCCTACTCTCGGGCAGGTGGCTATCTCAGTACAGGTCTCCTACTCCCACCCATCACCTCTAATTTAGGGTAAGGAGGGTGTGGTAGACACTTCGCAGGTCACCTTCAGCAGCCAGGAGTAGAGGACGAGGGCAGGAGGGCTGGGAGGAGGTACCTCCATGTGACAGCTCACTCCCTGAACATAGAACATAGTGGAGCTGACTCCGGCTCAGGTGGCCAGCCTTCTTCCTGGTTCCAAAGGCTCTAGCCTGGACTGGCTGCAGGACCACACTCCCTGGATTCCCCATCATTACTGCACCCCAGCAGGGCCCCTGGGACTTGACCTTCCCTTGCAAAGCAGCTGTTGTCTTGGGCATGGCAGTCCCTAAGAGCTAACTTGCTCTGTGCTTAAGGGAGCAGTCAGGGTAGTGACTGTCACCAGATATGCCCCTGTCCCAGTTGTCTCGGCCCCTTCTATTGTCCCCTCCAGCCTCATACTGTCCAGTAACCTTCTCTGCCCATGGGTGCCGGTAGTTCCTGGGAGCATCTGCCCATGACTGGGGGGAGCAGAGGTGGGGGGGTCACTCTGTTGCCGCCACTGCAACTGATGACGCCTCTTGATGAGAATGGGGAGCAGGCCGGGACACGCCTGGGGCTGAGATGTGCTTGGCTTTGGCTTTGGCTTAACCCTATGTGGCAGGCTGGAGGCTGAGGTTTTGAAACCTGTCCTGGGGGAACTCAGCCCAGATGAGGGTGGGGTGTGGAGAAAGCCCTGGCGTAGCTGGCTGACTTTTGCCTTCCAGATCAGGAATGAAGACCCTGCCCTCTCTAAATTCAAGCCCTGTTCTTGGCATGGGCCTGAAGCGCTGGGTTCTAGCTTCCTGCTGTGGGAGCTCAGGAGGAGGCTGTTCAGGGCAAGTAATTCCTGTTGGGTGGCTCCTCTGCCCAGCTGTGCTCTCCAGAAAGGATGAAGTGAGGTAAAAAGTGATGAAGTGAGGAGAAGTAATAATTAGTTAGTAGCCAAAAGGTATTTTGAAttcaaaagaaacacacacacacacacacactctctctgtctctctctctctctctgtctctctctgtctctgtctctctctctgtctctgtctctctctgtctctgtctgtctctctctctgtctctctctctctgtccctctgtctctctgtccctctctctctgtctctctctctgtccctctctgtctgtctctctctgtctctctctctgtctctctctgtctctctctctgtctctctctgtctctctctctctgtctctctctctgtctctctctctgtctgtctctctgtctctctctctctctgtctctctctgtctctgtctctctctgtctctctgtctctctctgtctctgtctctctctgtctctctgtctctctctctctgtctctctctgtctctctctctgtctctctctgtctctctgtctctctctgtctctctctctgtctctctctctgtctctctctctgtctctctctctgtctctctctgtctctctctgtctctctctgtctctctgtctctctctctcaatttGGGAACGTAATTGCGGCAGTTAAGAGTAATTAGCCCGTCTGCAGGAACAGAGCACACACAGCGCACACAGGTGCTGTGCTGCTTTTCATTCACTGCCGTAAGGCTGATGAGCGAGCCCCCAGCACACCCTCTGGCAtgtaataggtgctcagtaagcatCTGTTGATTGACAGGGCCAGCCTTTAGCGATGCTAATAGAATTTCTGTGACGATCACAGTGTTCTGTATCCatgctgtccaatatggcagccactagccccatgtggctattgagcacttgaaatgtgcctCGTGTAACTGACAGactgaatttaaaatttttaattaaccaCATGCAGCTAGTGGCTCTTAAGCTGGATAGCACAGCTTAGAGAATGATGTCTGTAGTTACCCCTCAGCCTCAGGCGCCCTGGTACTGCTGTGTGGGAGAGCCGTCTGGGCCAAAGGCCATAGGAGGTTGAGCTAGGGCTGGGTGTGGCCTTGTGACCAGCTCCTGAGTCCTCTTGGCCACCCCTGGAAGACAGACAGCAAGCAGCCCTCAGGAACCACTTGTGTTTGGCTGGCTGACAGGCgtgccccacccacccccaacctCTGCAAAggagggtttctccagactcctTTCTTTGCATTATTCCCTTTTTGGCCTATAAAACTCTAATCTGTTTGTTTTTAGAAAGATTAGAGATGATGGCAATGATGCCTTCCTTCCCAGATAATATATTCAACACACATGCTCTAAGTCTGGTCCTATCACTGGGCCATGATAGGAATAGTTGCACAATTTCTACAGCTTgacatccaaaaagaataaaaatctctGTTCTCTGGGTTTTATAAGAGAAAAGAAGCAGGGAACTAGGATCCAATAAGATGGTGTCTCCTCAAATGAACTCCAAAGTAAAGGGTAGTTGTGACCCAAGCAAGCAAAGCATGGGCTGGCTGGTCCCTTGGAGTCAGGCCCAGCTCCGTGCACAGTGAGTATGTCTCAGAAGCTTGAGAACAGCTCTGGGTaaaatctttatttcatttaagctGTGgagcagaggttggcaaacttttctgtaaaggggCAGATAGTAAATAATTTAGGCTTCTTGTTGCAATTACTCAGCTCTGTCATCATAGTGTGAAAGCAGCTAGACATTATATAAACAAATACGCACAGCTGCgttccaacaaaactttatttattaaaaacagCTGGTAAACTGAATTGGGCCCATAGGCTATCGTTTGCCAACCCCTGTGGTAGAGGATTCCGAGATAGCTGGAATTGCTTACTTTCAGAATTTCCTGGGTAATGACCTATGCATTAATTAGATGCCAGCCAACAAGTGAACCTGTGAAAGGTAGTGATCAAGAGTACAGGCTCTGTAGTCACACTGTCTGGACGTGAATTCTGACTCAACCACTTTTTGACTGATTGGCCCAGGCCAAGTTACTCAactcctctgagcctcaatttcctgaaCTGTTACATGGAGATGATaataccaaacaaaaccaaagcacTTCCGtccatttgattccgactcatggcgaccccatctgtgtcagaatagaactgtgctctacgggttttcaatggttgtgattgttcagaagcagatggccaggactttcttccgagttgcctctgggtggatttgaacagccaaagtttcagttattagctgagtgcttaaccatttacaccacccgggGGCCTCCAATCTGTATGAAGTACTTACAAAGGTAACCGACGCACTAGACATAAAATAGGAGATATTAATTTCCCTCATCTTTGTTCTCAAACACAGTTGAAAATGCTTTGCGAATTCTATCAGATCACCTCAGGCTCATTCTCAAAACCTGAAAGCCATGGCAAAAATACGTTCCCTCTGATTTCCTGCGTAATAGCTGCTGCTGTTGTGCCACGCAGAAAGGCCACTCGGTTTCCTTCAAGTGATTTGCAGTACCAGTTGAAAAGCTCCCTTAGGATTGGCCCTCCAGATCCTAACTTAAATCATCCCAAAAACCTCAAAAACTGGActtttgcctttcccttccactgcCAGGAAGCCCTGCCAGAGGAAGCCCTGGCTTCTTttgacaaatggggaaactgaggcccagggtagAGAAATGGCTTTTTCAAGGTTGTATAACTAGGGTTGTAGCCAGAATTAAAATCCAGGTTTCTTATCTCCTAGCCCccgatttttaattttttttctacttccaACTAATATATTCATACGCAATATAGTATTATTTAGCACACAGTGGGCATTtcctctgagccctggtggtgcagttaagaacttggctgctaaccaaaaggtcggcagttagaatccaccagctgttccttggaaaccatatggggcaggtctcctctatcctatagggtcgctatgagtcggaattgacttgatggcaactggggcACTTCCTTATTAGGAGATGCTGTCCTGGGGGAGGAGAGATCAGGCCAGGGGTACTGCTGGTTACCCAAGTCTATGCGGTGGGTTTCCTCACCTACTTCTCTTCTCTCCCCTTTGGCTTCCCAGAGTTCAGTGCCTCCgatgacagttccctgtcagatGGGCTGCTACTGGAGGAGGGTGAGTGGAGCTGTTTGGGGATGATGGTCATGGCTGGGCACCTCCTGCAAGGTCTTGAGAATTCACATGGGGAGTGAAGGTTTAGCAGAGAGCTGGAGAAGGCGGTTTGGGTCAGGGTTGGTGTCTCAGCTTGGACCTGATTTCTGTGTGCACATTCTCAGTTGGGAGTGGGGATATGCTGACCCCTTTCCCATTCTAGAGGCTAAATAATTTTGATGGCAGGGAAAGGTGGACTCTGGCAGCGCCTATTGGCCCCACGCGTCCTGCCTGCCCCCTGGAGCCTCCTCTCTGGGGCTTTATTCCACTATGTACCTGTGATCTGGCCACACTGACTGCCCTCCAGAGTCTGGCTTTTTGAAGAGAGGGTAGCACTGGGGAGGAAACCCAAGTCCAGAGATTAAGAACAGGTTTGCAAATCCTGAAATGGACCAAGAGGGTGGCAGAGTTTGCCTGTGGGAGTGCCCAGGCCAATAAGGAAATAGGACAGATGGGCACGGCAAGAACAAGAAAAATGCATAAGCAGAAGGCTAGCTGCAGACATGGGCACCAGGGGCAGAGGTTAGGGTGGAGTCAGGCAGGCCAAGAAGCgtcagtcagggaaggcttcttgaAGGAGGCAGGTGTAAATAGTGCCATGAGGGAGGAAGCCCTTTTGAAGGAGATAACATTTTTGAGCATCAGGGGCCTGAAGCCCTGGCCTGTAGCAGTGGGATAAGTCAGCCAGGGGAGAGAGGGCAAGGCCCGAGCTGCAGAGGTTCTTGCTGGCCCGGTTCCCCCAGCTGCTGTCCTCACCAGGTTTCTCTTACCTCTGCAGAGGAAGCCCAAGTGCCAAAACCTCCCGCAGAGTCTCCAGCCCCACCTTCCCGGCCTCTCCCACCCCACAGCCTCGAGGGGCTGCAGCTGGCAGGACCTGAGATGGGGGGCCTGGAGCGAGCCCCCATCCAAAACAGCCCCTGGAAGGAAACCAGCCTGGACCACCCGTATGAGAAGCCCAGGAAGTCTTCTGAGCCCAGTAGCGAGTCTAGGTCAGGGCGGGGAAGAAGGGAGGGCTGGGAGCAGGTGGGAGCTGTGCTGGGGTGGCCTCGGGCTGAGCAGATGGAAGAGGGGAAGGCGTGGGAGACCACCCCTCTCCTTTGCTGTATGATGGTGGGTGTGTGAAGTTAGCAGCTCCCAAAAGTGCTGACAATTTGCACCACTAACTTTGGGACCCCCTTTCACCGTGTCCCAGTTCCTCCCAATACCCTGAAGGGAGGCATTCCTGCCACTGACCCAgccccaatctctctgcagcaGCCCGGCCACCACCCCGCAGGATGGGCCCAGCATGTCCAGCCTGTGGCTGCCGGAGCCGGCCTCCTTCTGTGTGGTTCCCATCCGCAGTGTTCCCGGCCAGAGGCAGGGCCGCACAAGTGCCCCAGCCACCCCCGAGATGCAGGGGAGGAGGGGCCAATCGCAGTCTCTAAGGTAAGAGACAGCCCCCTCCCAGAGATGTGGAGGCAGGGGGAGGACCCACTATCCAGAGCTTACAGTGGAGGTTGGTGGCTTCTAGGAGTAGGAAGGACTCCCCATGGGTGACACGTGGCTACTGCCCTGGTTTTCCCTTAGAGCCTCTTCTTGGAGCACCTCTCCATAGGTGTAAGGCCAAAGGCAAGTTATTTGTGGAGCAAGTCATTTTCTTCCAAAGACTCCAGTTtggggtttggggttttgttttgcatAACTTGATTCAAGTTTTCCACCCTTGCACGCTCTCTTGTGGTGGCAGACATTTCTCTGATTGTTTTATTGGTCACGGAGAATGGCTGATTCACTTTTTCAACTGATGTATTGATTTAAGCACCATGTCACCTTCAACTTGGTAATAATTGACTGAGTCATGCTGGGCAGTGTTAACTGCACCACACGGAGGCCCTGGGCGCTAGTGAGGCATTGCCAGGGTCTTCTGTCGGCTTAAATTCACTTGTCAGGCAGCACTGGACTGAGCAAGGGCTTTTCTATCTTACATACTAGGCCCACGTTGATAGCACAAACAGTGCCTTTGTGCAGATTAGAAAAGGGCGCCCCCTTTGGGCAAACACAACCCGTGGCAGGAGAATTAGCAGAGTGAGGCTAGATTTCAGCCCTTGTGGATGGTCAATCTGCATGCAGCTGCCCTGGGTACCACATACAGCTTTTATGCACTCAAGTTAAATACCTGATCATATCTACCTGAACAGTATGCCTCAAATGGCTAGAAAGGCAGGACGTGCATTTAGCCTACTTTATACAGACAACAGTTGTGTGGTGAAACAGTGATACCATTTTGACGCCGTGATACCAGTACCAGTTGA
Protein-coding regions in this window:
- the INAVA gene encoding innate immunity activator protein isoform X3, whose translation is MESKDEVSDTDSGIILQSGPDSPVSPMKELTQAVRKQQRALEERLEACLEELRRLCLREAELTGTLPTEYPLKPGEKAPKVRRRIGAAYKLDERALHREDPLSSLERELALQLQIAEAARRLCQEENISRQARRQRKHAMLQEERKLRELERCVGEQRRNSGPPPPAVLPLGREFSASDDSSLSDGLLLEEEEAQVPKPPAESPAPPSRPLPPHSLEGLQLAGPEMGGLERAPIQNSPWKETSLDHPYEKPRKSSEPSSESSSPATTPQDGPSMSSLWLPEPASFCVVPIRSVPGQRQGRTSAPATPEMQGRRGQSQSLRVDSFRLGLEGRGRSAFPRRRPTHYTVTVPDSCFPSSKPPLPPPAYHSCSEDSGSDVSSISHPTSPGSSSPDISFLRPLSPPEPHCHRGAWGPAGGRELATHYPQLLLPPGYFPAGRYVMVAESHQPPGKWELCPVGYEAEGAPLRYHRLLAAHSRLVRTPSLKDSPAGRGLSKMAVSEELRCWHERARLRSARPHSLDRQGAFRVRSLPPGREGFPRAPGPRPQVPLPRGDAWVGEDSLSGPAGEGCDSSRPRSGEALMPAAW